The Aquipuribacter hungaricus genomic sequence GTGGTCCAGGCGGCCGGCGGTGCGGCGAGGGCGGCGACCGACGGCCTGCGTCGCGCCGGCCGCGACCGCTAGCCCGACCGGCGCACGCGAGAAGGCCCCGCCCCCCGGGTGGGGGAGCGGGGCCCTGACGCGGGTGGGGCCGGGGTCAGACGGAGCGCGCGATGAGCGCCCGCTTGACCTCCTGGATCGCCTTGGTGACCTCGATGCCGCGGGGGCAGGCCTCGGTGCAGTTGAAGGTGGTCCGGCAGCGCCAGACGCCCTCCTTGGAGTTGAGGATCTCCAGGCGCAGGTCCGAGCCGGCGTCGCGGCTGTCGAAGATGAACCGGTGCGCGCCGACGATGGCCTGGGGGCCGAAGTACTGCCCGTCGGTCCAGAACACCGGGCAGCTGGAGGTGCACGCCGCGCACATGATGCACTTGGTGGTGTCGTCGAACCGCGCCCGCTCCTCCTGGGTCTGGACCCGCTCCCGCGTCGGCTCGGCGCCGGTCGTGATGAGGAACGGCATCACCTCGCGGTAGGCCGCGAAGAACGGCTCCATGTCGACGATGAGGTCCTTCTCGACCGGCAGGCCCTTGATGGGCTCGACGGTGATCGGACGGTCGGGGTTGAGGTCCTTGAGCAGCGTCTTGCACGCCAGCCGGTTGCGGCCGTTGATCCGCATCGCGTCGGAGCCGCAGATGCCGTGGGCGCAGGAGCGGCGGAACGACAGCGAGCCGTCGGTGTCCCACTTGATGCGGTGCAGCGCGTCGAGGAGACGGTCGGTGCCGTGGGCGGTGACCGTGTAGCTCTCCCAGTGCGGCTCGCTGTCCTTCTCCGGGTCGTACCGGCGGATCTTGAGCGTGACGTCGAAGCTGCGGATCTCGCCACCGACGCGCTCGGTGTCCTCGCGCTCCGCGGCCTCGCTGCGGACGACGCCGTAGGTCTCCTTCGAGGTCGTCTCGGTGGTCGTCATCAGTACTTGCGCTCCATCGGCTCGTATCGGGTCTGCACGACCGGCTTGTAGCCCAGGCGCACCGTCGTGCTGCCGTCGGGCTCCACGTCGCGGTAGGCCATCGTGTGCTGCAGGAAGTTCACGTCGTCACGCGTGGGGTAGTCCTCGCGGAAGTGCCCGCCGCGCGACTCGTTGCGCGCCTTGGCGCTGGCGACCATGACCTCGGCGAGCTCGAGCAGGAAGCCGAGCTCGACGGCCTCGAGCAGGTCGAGGTTGAACCGGCGGCCCTTGTCCATGACGCCGACGCGGGCGTAACGCTCCTTGAGCCGGGCGATGTCGACCTCGGCCTGCTTGAGCGTGGTCTCGGTCCGGTAGACCTGGGCGTTCATGTCCATGGTCTCCTGGAGCTCGGCGCGGACGGCCGCGACGTTCTCCGTGGGCCGGCCGTCGGAGCCGCGGCCGCGGAGCTCCTCGAGCAGCTGGACGACGGTCGCCTCGGGCGCCGACGGCAGGGGCAGCAGCGTCGTGGTCGCCGCGTGCTCGGCGGCGGCGATGCCCGCGCGCTTGCCGAAC encodes the following:
- a CDS encoding succinate dehydrogenase iron-sulfur subunit; protein product: MTTTETTSKETYGVVRSEAAEREDTERVGGEIRSFDVTLKIRRYDPEKDSEPHWESYTVTAHGTDRLLDALHRIKWDTDGSLSFRRSCAHGICGSDAMRINGRNRLACKTLLKDLNPDRPITVEPIKGLPVEKDLIVDMEPFFAAYREVMPFLITTGAEPTRERVQTQEERARFDDTTKCIMCAACTSSCPVFWTDGQYFGPQAIVGAHRFIFDSRDAGSDLRLEILNSKEGVWRCRTTFNCTEACPRGIEVTKAIQEVKRALIARSV